The Polypterus senegalus isolate Bchr_013 chromosome 10, ASM1683550v1, whole genome shotgun sequence genomic interval GCAAATGCATCCAATACAGGGGGCCTTAAAATTCAAACATCTGCTCAGTGAGAATGATTTTACTGATAACTAGAGTCGTCTTGACAGACGAGAACTCCTAGAACCTACAACTACTACACTCCCCTGCCACCTGTGACGAGAATGAGTGATGACTGAATGTTCAAACAGGTAAGTATTGTGTGGTGTACATGTAAATCAAGGAAAACAATGCAGGCATTTCCAGTACTAAAGTatccaccaatataaaaagaaccttagaGGGTAAAGTATGTTTTATGAGCACTTCCACGCAATAAAACAGTTACTACTCCCCACTGACACTACACAGTTTTCATgcgtatttttaaataaattgatagCAATAGAAACCACAAGTGTTATCAATCTAACTTAATATAGTTGTTTCTTTCATGTAAAACCAAAATGGATTAATCAATaatacatgtacacacacacactgtcacaATGCTGCTAATATTTGTGCATAATTTCTGCATTTgtctatttattaaaaaaatcactaTAAAAAAAACCAAGCACACATTGTGCTTTTTAATTTAGAACCAATGACCagtttttagcaaaaaaaaaaaaaaaaccccaaaaaaaaccttaaattttAGTTTTGCACCTTACTAGGAAAGTATTCAATATTGAAACCTGCTCACCCTGGGCTGGACCTCCTTCAGCAAGGCACTGGCATCGTCATCATAGTCCAGCTTACAAGCTGTGGCCAAGTCTTTGGCAGCTTCTTCCCAGTGGCCAAGCAGCCTGTGTAACAAATCAAATCCCATCATACACTACAAGATAACCATTTTTTCCagccaaacaattttttttctatataatgTTTTGTGTGTCACTGAAACATAAGTGACAACTAAAAACTCTCACCTGTGTGCTTTGCCTCTCCATTTATATGGCTGAGCAGAGTCAGGATTGATGCTGATGGCTCTGTCACAATCTCGAATAGCTGCATTAGGTTTCTGCATTCTGATGTACACACTAATGTTtcgagaaaaataaaaatctgtgaaGAAGTACCAATTGTATTTACTCTAGGAAACACATAACAGTAGGTTTTGAATCACATGATTTGGCCATGCATGGGAACAGGAGTGCTCAACTATATTACACTTAAGTAAACTGTAGAACACCCaaggaaaaatatatttcaataggacagacagacattgactTCATCTTATCtgaataaaaaaagtataaaaaaatattatttatttattttttttaaacacatgcaaAGGCCCTATCACATTACATGACTACTCCAGCAATTTTTAGTTGCAGACGGCatttttacataatcttagtgagtagGATAGTTGCTTGTGCACTCCGTTAACCTCTGGTCCTGTAGTCTGACATGCCCAGCCGAAAGCACAACACATACAAATGCAGCTATGAGGAAAAAGGAATGCTGGTGTTCTGGATCTCACACGGAAGAGAGGCTCATGTATCTGATGTCTCTTATTtttgtaccacaacagaatagaAAAGTCTGCGATTGTTATTGAACTCATGCACACCcttaaagtattcacagcactgggtctgtcaggcagcacatttggctgtcagaaaaaaatgGCAAGCTCACAATACAGGGCGATTCAAAAAGATTCACACGATTTCAAAGTGCCCTATTTTTACAACTGTGAGGCTCCTGGTAACCAATCACATACCTATTGAAAGAGGGAGTCAACGTTTCTGACTGTCACCAGAAGATGGCTCCCTTCAGTCTGGCACCAGCAAGTTTGAGCATTTCTCAATaacgacatttttttttttttttaacctcctctttgctcgctCAGCTGCTACAGCGTACTTCTGTCAtaatcacctatgtccatatattctctcttttcgcttttaccttttcatcaatatcgtattgaattctgactccgtgtttggaattacattgtgacaacgcaatgtataactgtccGTACGTATCGTATTGTTTCTTTCTCGCTACGAAAAATGTGTCCGACATAACcatgcaggacttttccaaatctctttgcataagctcttgtcatcttgcgggacatgaaagggtctctgagacaatcatgtctcgtctccttccaagatttttttttttttaataatagagagacatacagTTGAAGCAGTAGTCTGGCAAGTGCAAAACCATTGACCTAATTCTGAATGGCCATAACGGAATTTGAAGGTTTTATACCTGGCtctctttgcataaagtatgGCCAGCCTTGGGTTTAACTTGATAGCTTCACTAAAAAGGTCCAGTGCTTTCTGAAGTTCACCTGTTGAGAATAAAGTTTCAAATGTTTACAGTGGTTTACATAAGCATATCAAttctcctaataataataataacaatccatTAAATTAGATAGGAGTCAAAATTACCCCCTGttaaatttcaattaaaactCATTCGTGTACATCTGATTATTCCAGAGAGGTGTACATACTGCGACCCTAAGACGTACTGCTAGATTCATTTGTAAACCGAGGCATTTTTTTTACTAACTAGTTTCAATTACCTTTTAGGTAAGAATATACAGAGATTATTTTATACAGAACAATTCACAGCTGGCCCGAGCCTCTGACAGAATccaaaatatactgaaataaacCGTATTCTCAATCTCCTAATGACTGCGGTTAGAAAACAGCATATGTTTAAACTTACCTTCACTCATTGCATTGATTGCTTCCATCTTCTTCTCATTAGCTTGGTCCATCATCTCCTCAGATacctacaattaaaataaatttgaaggTGGATGTTAGATGAACAGAGTGACAAGGAGACCGCAGTATAAAGGTTAAACTACACCTCACAGCAAGCAGTggagggaaaataaataaaaaaaacatagcaaaatattttttattaacaaaggaTACATGAGGGGAGGatacagaggcagcataaagaacttAACCTATTCATAGTCTCACCTCCAGATTTTCAAAATCACCCATTTCTTGAGGATCATCTAAATCAGGCTCTATTACACCCTCATTGTCaatttctgggaaaaaaaaaaacagaggaaataaAACACTGCTTTAAAGAAGTGCACTGCTGAAAGCTATATTCACACTGAAAGAAAAAGCCAGTTTGAAACTCACCTACTTCACTCTCCTCACTTTCATGTTCCACTTTGGGTTCAGGCTCAGGCTCATGTTCATGCTCAGGTTCAGGCACTGGGTGTGATGGAGCCTCTTTCTATAGCAGAGAAAAACATAATATATCCTTCTCAAGGCTGGATGTAATCAAAGGTGTAAAGAATTCTCTAGTCTCAAGGTACAAGGCGAAAACCACGCAACTCTCTTATAAAACTTTCAGAAATTCCCATTTAGCCACCTTCAAAATACATTCTTTGAGATGCAGTACACTTTTTAACAGGAATGGGAGAAGCGCTGGGACATTTCTTGTACTCATCTCTTGTTACCGCAGCCACATCGTTTTATTTCCGATTTCTTCCATGATAGCAAATCTTCTCTTCCTtctcaattttaaaaattcagaaagaacaagaaGTCACAGGGAGCAAGATCAGGTGAAACGGGTAGTGcaaagcaacaaccacattgCTTCTGATCAAAAACTCTACGACTGACAGCACAGTAAATGTAGGTGCGTTGTCAGGGTGCAGAAATGCAGTCCCTAATGCTTTCCTTTAGACATCTCAGCACTTCAGTGCAATATCACTGGTTAACAGTCTGATCACAGGGAAGAAACTCTTGATGATCAAGTACGTCAGTCATCATTATCTCTGGCGAgttggaggaggaaaaaaaaaatgcagaagtcGCCTGCACAACTGAAGAATAAACAGCAGAAATACACTATCAACTCAACAAGATACTGCTTTGTAGGCTGATTAAGTGCACTTGTAGACATCTAAAACATAACTGCATATTCAACCACTACATCCCACTCCTGTGCTATTGAACAGTTCCAGGAATTTTTGGGCTTCCCCTCATATGTGCCTGGCTAAATCAGATGAcaatcaaatgaaataaaatggtcCATTAATGAAATGTTACCTTCGGAGATTCAGGCTCTGCACTGCTGCTCTTCATTGGAGGAATTGTTGCACCCATGCTGTGTaaacagagaaacaaaaggaacaaaaacaGATAAGATAGTACTAAACAAATCCTGTAATAATCTTTAACACACAAGTAAAACAGAACAGGCTTATGTCTAGGATTTGCAGAGCCAACCAAATACTGGACACCATTCAACTTTTCACTGAGTTCCATCAATCACTCCAACAGcctaaaaatccaaagaattagaaTTCTAGTTGTAATAATAGTGGAGGTAAAAAGGAGAAAGAGTGAAAGAAGCGACAGACACCCAATTACAGACGTTGCATTCTTGCAAGTAATGCTAGTCAACAACAAatgcaaaattgtattttttaaaaccacATACATTTTAGCTTACATACTGCAAAAACATAT includes:
- the st13 gene encoding hsc70-interacting protein; translation: MDPKKISELQGFVQLCKENTNLLHRPEMKFFRTWLESMGATIPPMKSSSAEPESPKKEAPSHPVPEPEHEHEPEPEPKVEHESEESEVEIDNEGVIEPDLDDPQEMGDFENLEVSEEMMDQANEKKMEAINAMSEGELQKALDLFSEAIKLNPRLAILYAKRASVYIRMQKPNAAIRDCDRAISINPDSAQPYKWRGKAHRLLGHWEEAAKDLATACKLDYDDDASALLKEVQPRAQKIVEHRRKYERKREEKEIRERMDRVKKAREEHERAQREEEERRQASGAHGGGFPGGAGFPGASPFNMPGLNEIFSDPEVLMAMKDPEVMAAFQDVAQNPANISKYQGNPKIMNLMNKLSAKFGGAQP